A region of Cellulophaga sp. RHA19 DNA encodes the following proteins:
- a CDS encoding UvrD-helicase domain-containing protein produces the protein MKTIPTRTNLSSLNNQQRKAVLSAEKRILVLAGAGSGKTKTLLNKIDYLINDEQADSDSILAITFTKNAANEMVDRMILSADKTGFYKKVMETKGVTQKDLAIERKNMLEKYPWLNRITIKTFHSLCYQIMREDGVNVFDNQFKLVPKYIDDSSEYKGLSATETEQEIIQKVAIKLSENRNYLIALKRYIIDYYVDYIREDEGGAEFRPKGKLFTTLKGEKVRSKSEQFIADWFFRNNIDYKYERKERISKTAFHPDFFIPSANVYLEHVSNLSHPTFWKEEELKKGGITCIKTYDKATQNSAVFNKVLDTVIKGRLTEGLDSATVLHYHEEFSGFKKELKKFYRSVFDVKGAIENANKTIETVGLEAKKSEYERVRLFYKVALPIIRDYDVYCTNRSYLGFDGLVEYSLKLFKEHPETRGRYQKKYKYILVDEFQDVNNKQVEFLKYLINDNSQLFCVGDDWQSIYGFRGSVVDYIVNFKDHFDNSELIKLNLNYRSTDRIVKASNEIIKKNKFQIAKDISAVKKGGAKIEVNYAEVDGETENFIYGKIQQHIAEGISPDKILILYRRTAMKANVEEKLKKSGVYVQFKTIHGAKGLEAEVVFVLGLNSARGGFPDPWMQDKIYHVIKKTEYNTLLEEERRLFYVALTRAKTQLYLMSQKGNVSEFIKDIPNELMLINEDEASVPEFELTVCKKCNSKIEDHFKFCAECGSAITVKEPIIYKEDKLFDVIKRKVKALPLKYPDGKDEIVTKARLKNTRAYEPWSIAEDKLLCDCIDEFSNSDLCVLFGRSLGGIKSRLIELNLEKQKNYKTFR, from the coding sequence ATGAAAACAATACCTACAAGAACCAATTTAAGTAGCTTAAACAACCAGCAACGTAAAGCTGTATTATCAGCCGAAAAACGGATACTTGTACTTGCAGGTGCAGGCTCGGGTAAAACTAAAACATTACTTAATAAAATAGACTACTTAATAAATGATGAGCAGGCAGATTCCGATAGTATTCTGGCTATAACATTTACCAAAAATGCGGCAAACGAAATGGTAGATCGTATGATTTTATCTGCTGATAAAACGGGATTCTATAAAAAAGTAATGGAAACTAAAGGTGTTACTCAAAAAGACTTGGCGATAGAGCGTAAAAATATGCTTGAAAAATACCCGTGGTTAAATAGAATTACCATTAAAACGTTTCATAGTCTATGTTATCAAATTATGCGGGAAGATGGAGTTAATGTTTTTGATAATCAATTTAAATTGGTACCTAAATATATAGATGATTCTTCAGAATATAAAGGGTTAAGTGCTACTGAAACAGAACAAGAAATAATACAGAAAGTAGCTATAAAGTTATCAGAAAACAGGAATTATTTAATCGCTTTAAAACGCTACATTATTGATTATTATGTAGATTATATTAGGGAAGATGAAGGTGGGGCAGAGTTTAGACCAAAAGGTAAACTATTTACAACACTAAAGGGTGAAAAGGTAAGGTCTAAATCTGAACAATTTATAGCCGATTGGTTTTTCCGTAATAATATAGATTACAAATACGAACGTAAAGAACGTATTTCTAAAACGGCTTTTCATCCCGATTTTTTTATTCCATCGGCAAACGTGTATTTAGAGCATGTTAGTAATTTAAGTCATCCCACATTTTGGAAAGAAGAAGAACTCAAAAAAGGCGGAATCACATGTATAAAAACCTATGATAAAGCCACTCAAAATTCAGCAGTATTCAATAAAGTATTAGATACGGTTATAAAGGGACGATTAACTGAAGGTTTAGACTCAGCTACAGTTTTACATTATCACGAAGAATTTTCTGGATTTAAAAAAGAGCTAAAAAAGTTTTACAGATCTGTATTTGATGTAAAAGGCGCTATTGAAAATGCAAATAAAACTATTGAAACCGTTGGTTTAGAAGCCAAAAAGAGTGAATATGAGCGTGTACGCCTTTTTTATAAAGTAGCGTTGCCGATTATAAGAGACTATGATGTGTATTGTACAAACCGATCTTATTTAGGCTTTGACGGATTGGTTGAATACTCTTTAAAACTATTCAAAGAACACCCAGAAACAAGAGGTAGATACCAAAAGAAATATAAATACATTTTGGTTGATGAGTTTCAAGATGTAAATAACAAACAAGTAGAGTTTTTGAAATATTTAATAAATGATAATTCTCAACTTTTTTGTGTTGGTGATGATTGGCAAAGTATTTATGGTTTTAGAGGTTCAGTAGTAGATTATATTGTAAACTTTAAAGACCATTTTGATAATTCGGAACTCATTAAACTGAACTTAAACTATAGAAGTACCGACCGTATTGTTAAGGCTTCGAACGAAATTATAAAAAAGAATAAGTTTCAAATAGCAAAAGATATTTCAGCTGTAAAAAAAGGAGGTGCTAAAATAGAGGTTAATTATGCAGAGGTAGATGGGGAGACTGAAAATTTTATTTATGGCAAAATTCAACAACATATAGCAGAAGGTATTAGTCCAGATAAAATACTAATTCTATACAGGCGTACAGCAATGAAAGCCAATGTAGAGGAGAAGCTGAAGAAAAGCGGTGTATATGTGCAATTTAAAACGATACATGGAGCAAAAGGTCTAGAGGCAGAGGTTGTATTTGTTTTAGGTTTAAACTCGGCTCGTGGAGGTTTTCCAGATCCATGGATGCAGGATAAAATTTACCACGTTATTAAAAAAACAGAATACAATACCTTACTAGAAGAGGAAAGAAGGCTGTTTTATGTGGCACTTACTCGGGCTAAAACACAGCTTTATTTAATGTCGCAAAAAGGTAATGTGTCTGAGTTTATAAAGGACATCCCAAATGAACTGATGCTTATTAATGAAGATGAAGCTTCTGTTCCAGAATTTGAATTAACAGTATGTAAGAAATGTAATTCTAAAATAGAAGATCATTTTAAATTTTGTGCAGAGTGTGGAAGCGCTATAACTGTTAAGGAACCTATAATCTACAAGGAAGATAAGTTGTTTGATGTTATTAAGCGAAAAGTGAAAGCATTGCCTTTAAAATATCCTGACGGTAAAGATGAAATTGTTACTAAGGCTAGGTTAAAAAATACAAGAGCTTATGAGCCGTGGAGCATTGCGGAAGATAAATTGTTGTGTGATTGTATTGATGAATTTAGTAACAGTGATTTATGTGTTTTGTTCGGTAGAAGTTTAGGTGGTATTAAATCGAGGTTGATAGAGTTGAATTTAGAAAAACAAAAGAATTACAAGACCTTTAGGTAA